From Sodalis glossinidius str. 'morsitans', the proteins below share one genomic window:
- a CDS encoding ChaB family protein, with protein MLYQSNSSLPDSVTGCLPKHAQDIYREAFNSAWDQYKDAAERRGHESREEAAHKVA; from the coding sequence ATGCTCTATCAATCCAATTCGTCTTTGCCGGACAGCGTTACCGGGTGCTTGCCCAAGCACGCGCAAGATATTTATCGCGAAGCCTTCAACAGCGCCTGGGATCAGTATAAGGATGCAGCCGAGCGCCGCGGCCACGAATCGCGCGAGGAAGCAGCGCACAAAGTTGCCTGA
- the ispE gene encoding 4-(cytidine 5'-diphospho)-2-C-methyl-D-erythritol kinase: MTRQWPAPAKLNLFLYITGRRADGYHLLQTLFQFLDYGDTLTITPTADGRIRLMNPIAGVAEQDNLIVRAARLLQRHCFAAGDPAAPGADIQLEKVLPMGGGLGGGSSDAATVLVALNAQWLCGLDVATLAQLGLSLGADVPVFVRGEAAFAEGIGERLTPAAPAEKWYLVAVPPVSIATPRIFGDPELNRDAPQRSLAQLMTAPFHNDCEPIARKHFSAVEQHLSWLLEYAPSRLTGTGACVFAEFDTEAAARQVLSQAPAWMRGFVARGVNVSPLHRALSGAQ, from the coding sequence ATGACACGCCAGTGGCCGGCCCCGGCCAAACTTAATCTGTTTTTATATATCACCGGCCGACGCGCCGATGGCTATCATTTGCTGCAAACGCTATTCCAGTTTCTGGATTATGGCGACACGCTGACCATCACGCCCACCGCCGACGGCCGCATTCGCCTGATGAACCCGATCGCGGGCGTAGCGGAACAAGACAACCTTATCGTGCGCGCCGCAAGGCTTTTGCAGCGCCACTGTTTTGCAGCGGGTGACCCCGCGGCGCCGGGAGCAGATATTCAGTTGGAGAAAGTCCTGCCGATGGGTGGGGGTCTCGGGGGAGGATCTTCCGACGCCGCCACCGTGCTGGTAGCGCTTAATGCCCAGTGGCTCTGCGGGCTGGATGTGGCCACTCTGGCGCAGTTAGGACTGTCGCTCGGCGCCGATGTACCGGTATTTGTGCGCGGCGAGGCGGCGTTTGCCGAAGGCATCGGCGAGCGCCTCACGCCGGCTGCCCCGGCGGAAAAATGGTATCTGGTCGCCGTGCCGCCGGTCAGTATTGCCACGCCACGCATTTTCGGCGATCCTGAGCTTAATAGAGACGCACCGCAGCGCTCACTAGCCCAGCTCATGACCGCGCCTTTTCATAATGATTGTGAGCCGATCGCAAGAAAACATTTTTCCGCGGTTGAACAGCATCTTTCATGGCTGTTAGAATACGCGCCGTCACGACTGACTGGCACAGGCGCTTGTGTATTTGCCGAATTCGATACCGAGGCCGCCGCCCGTCAGGTTTTATCGCAGGCCCCGGCATGGATGCGCGGTTTTGTGGCCCGAGGCGTTAACGTTTCCCCGCTGCACCGCGCGTTGTCAGGGGCGCAATGA
- the sirB1 gene encoding invasion regulator SirB1, whose amino-acid sequence MSTIADFEYNQHPLSEGMLRVTQAIRPDFAIESVRARLQSLTEEARRRIPADLAQDDQLDLLIELFYRTWGFGGVGGVYRLSDALWLDTVLDRRQGLPASLGIILLHIAQALGIPLMPVIFPTQMILRADWLDGEMWLMNPINGDPLDAHTLDIWLRGNLGEGVQLAEEDLEEADNNTVVRKLLDTLKGALMDEKQMELALRASEAMLEFDPADPYEIRDRGLIYVELECDHVALNDLNYFVEQCPEDPGSEMIKVQIHSIEQKSVTLH is encoded by the coding sequence ATGAGTACGATTGCCGATTTTGAATATAACCAGCATCCTTTAAGCGAGGGGATGCTGCGCGTAACCCAGGCCATCCGGCCCGATTTTGCCATCGAAAGCGTCCGCGCCCGGTTACAAAGCCTGACGGAAGAAGCACGGCGCCGTATTCCCGCCGACCTGGCGCAGGATGATCAGCTCGACCTGCTGATCGAGCTCTTTTACCGCACCTGGGGCTTTGGCGGCGTCGGCGGCGTTTACCGTCTGTCCGATGCACTGTGGCTGGATACGGTATTGGACCGCCGTCAGGGGCTGCCCGCGTCACTGGGGATTATTTTGCTGCATATCGCCCAGGCACTGGGGATCCCCTTGATGCCGGTAATTTTCCCGACGCAGATGATCCTGCGCGCCGACTGGCTGGACGGCGAGATGTGGCTGATGAATCCCATCAATGGCGACCCGCTGGATGCGCATACGCTGGATATCTGGCTGCGGGGTAATCTCGGCGAGGGGGTGCAGCTTGCTGAAGAAGATTTGGAAGAGGCGGATAATAATACCGTGGTGCGCAAATTGCTCGATACCCTGAAAGGGGCGCTGATGGACGAAAAGCAAATGGAGCTGGCGTTGCGCGCCAGCGAGGCTATGCTGGAATTTGACCCGGCGGATCCCTACGAAATCCGCGATCGCGGCCTGATTTATGTCGAGCTGGAGTGCGACCACGTGGCGCTCAACGACTTAAATTACTTTGTCGAGCAATGTCCGGAAGATCCGGGCAGCGAGATGATTAAGGTTCAGATTCACTCCATCGAGCAAAAATCGGTTACCCTACATTGA
- the ychF gene encoding redox-regulated ATPase YchF, with protein sequence MGFKCGIVGLPNVGKSTLFNALTKAGIETANFPFCTIEPNTGVVPMPDARMDQLAEIVKPQRTVPTTMEFVDIAGLVKGASKGEGLGNQFLTNIRETEAIGHVVRCFENDNIIHVAGKVCPAEDIDVINTELALSDLEACERAIHRVQKRAKGGDKDAKLELSALEKCMHHLSNAGMLRTLDLSVEEKSAIRYLSFLTLKPTMYIANVNEDGFENNPYLDEVRAIAAAEGSVVVAVCAAVESDIAELDEEEREEFMAELGLEEPGLNRVIRAGYELLNLQTYFTAGVKEVRAWTIPVGATAPQAAGKIHTDFEKGFIRAQTISFADFITYKGEQGAKEAGKMRSEGKEYVVKDGDVMNFLFNV encoded by the coding sequence ATGGGTTTCAAATGCGGTATCGTCGGGTTGCCCAACGTGGGCAAATCCACTTTGTTTAATGCGCTGACCAAGGCGGGCATCGAAACAGCCAACTTCCCGTTTTGTACCATTGAGCCGAATACCGGTGTGGTGCCGATGCCCGACGCGCGCATGGATCAATTGGCGGAGATCGTCAAGCCGCAACGTACCGTGCCGACGACCATGGAGTTTGTCGATATCGCCGGACTGGTGAAAGGCGCGTCTAAAGGGGAAGGTCTGGGCAACCAGTTCCTGACCAACATCCGTGAGACCGAGGCCATCGGCCATGTCGTGCGCTGCTTTGAAAACGACAATATCATTCATGTGGCGGGGAAAGTCTGTCCGGCGGAAGATATTGATGTCATCAATACCGAGCTGGCCTTGTCCGACCTGGAGGCGTGCGAGCGCGCCATCCACCGGGTGCAAAAACGGGCTAAGGGTGGCGATAAAGATGCCAAACTGGAGCTGTCGGCGCTGGAAAAATGCATGCACCACCTGAGCAATGCCGGCATGCTACGCACGCTTGACTTGTCTGTCGAAGAGAAAAGCGCCATTCGCTATCTAAGCTTCTTGACGCTGAAACCCACGATGTACATTGCCAACGTCAACGAAGACGGTTTCGAGAATAATCCTTATCTAGATGAGGTGCGCGCCATTGCTGCGGCTGAAGGGTCGGTGGTGGTCGCGGTCTGTGCCGCGGTGGAATCCGATATCGCCGAGCTCGATGAAGAAGAGCGCGAAGAATTTATGGCGGAGCTGGGGCTTGAAGAGCCGGGCCTGAATCGCGTCATTCGCGCCGGCTATGAGCTTCTCAATTTGCAGACCTATTTTACCGCCGGGGTCAAAGAAGTGCGCGCCTGGACCATCCCGGTCGGCGCCACCGCGCCGCAGGCGGCCGGGAAAATCCACACCGACTTTGAAAAAGGATTTATCCGCGCCCAGACCATTTCCTTTGCCGATTTCATTACCTATAAAGGGGAGCAAGGCGCGAAAGAGGCCGGCAAAATGCGTTCCGAAGGAAAAGAATATGTGGTGAAAGACGGCGACGTGATGAATTTCCTGTTCAACGTCTAA
- the kdsA gene encoding 3-deoxy-8-phosphooctulonate synthase: protein MKHLVVNIGDIQAANDLPFVLFGGMNVLESRDLAMRICEHYVTVTEKLGIPYVFKASFDKANRSSIHSYRGPGLDEGMKIFSELKAQFGVKVITDVHEAGQAQSVADVVDVIQLPAFLARQTDLVEAMARTGAVINVKKPQFISPGQVGNIVDKFREAGNHQVILCDRGSNFGYDNLVVDMLGFNVMKQVSGGCPVIFDVTHALQTRDPFGAASGGRRAQVSELARAGMAVGIAGLFIEAHPDPANAKCDGPSALPIAKLEPFLRQMKAIDELVKSFPELDTGH from the coding sequence ATGAAACATTTGGTGGTCAATATTGGCGACATCCAGGCAGCGAACGATCTGCCCTTCGTGCTGTTTGGCGGCATGAACGTGCTGGAGTCGCGCGATCTGGCGATGCGCATCTGCGAACACTATGTCACCGTGACGGAGAAACTGGGCATTCCCTATGTGTTCAAGGCCTCGTTTGATAAAGCCAACCGCTCCTCCATCCATTCCTATCGTGGACCGGGTCTGGATGAGGGGATGAAGATCTTCTCCGAGCTGAAAGCGCAGTTTGGCGTGAAGGTGATAACCGATGTGCACGAAGCCGGCCAGGCGCAAAGCGTGGCGGACGTAGTAGATGTGATTCAATTACCCGCATTCCTTGCCCGCCAGACCGATCTGGTGGAGGCCATGGCCCGCACCGGCGCGGTGATAAACGTAAAAAAACCGCAGTTCATCAGCCCGGGGCAGGTCGGTAATATCGTCGATAAGTTCCGGGAAGCCGGCAACCACCAGGTGATCTTATGCGATCGCGGCAGCAATTTCGGCTATGACAATCTGGTCGTTGACATGCTCGGCTTTAATGTGATGAAACAGGTTTCCGGCGGCTGTCCGGTGATTTTCGATGTGACTCATGCCCTGCAGACCCGTGACCCGTTTGGCGCCGCCTCCGGCGGGCGCCGCGCACAGGTGAGCGAATTGGCCCGCGCCGGTATGGCGGTCGGTATCGCCGGCCTGTTCATCGAAGCGCATCCGGACCCGGCGAATGCCAAATGCGATGGCCCTTCGGCCTTGCCGATTGCCAAGCTGGAGCCGTTCTTGCGCCAGATGAAAGCGATTGATGAATTGGTCAAATCCTTCCCCGAACTCGATACCGGCCACTAA
- the lolB gene encoding lipoprotein insertase outer membrane protein LolB, translated as MHERNYAVFRLLPLASLLLAACSVHTPSGPAKSQTSPEWRAHQQSLSALGRYQTRGAFAYLSSQQKVYALFNWQQTSADRYRLILTNPLGSTEMDLNVQPGVAQLVNNQGKRYVSDDPEVMIQKLAGMSIPLNDLRQWMLGLPGDATDFTLDSRGYLHTLNYSHNGQLWTVTYQGYHDDTVPALPSNLKLRQGDNRIKLKMDSWSL; from the coding sequence ATGCATGAGCGTAATTACGCCGTTTTCCGTTTGCTGCCGCTGGCCAGTCTGCTGCTGGCAGCCTGTAGTGTCCATACGCCTTCCGGCCCGGCCAAAAGCCAGACGTCGCCGGAATGGCGCGCCCACCAGCAGTCGCTCTCCGCACTCGGCCGTTACCAGACCCGCGGCGCCTTCGCCTATCTTTCCAGCCAGCAGAAAGTTTACGCCCTCTTCAATTGGCAGCAGACCAGCGCCGATCGCTACCGGCTGATTTTGACCAACCCGCTCGGCAGCACCGAGATGGATCTGAATGTTCAGCCTGGCGTGGCCCAGCTTGTCAACAATCAGGGCAAACGCTATGTCAGCGATGATCCCGAGGTGATGATCCAGAAGCTGGCCGGCATGTCTATCCCGCTCAACGACCTGCGCCAATGGATGCTCGGCCTGCCAGGCGATGCCACCGATTTTACCCTGGATTCCCGCGGCTATCTGCATACCCTGAATTATAGCCACAACGGGCAGCTCTGGACCGTGACCTATCAAGGCTATCACGACGATACCGTCCCGGCGCTGCCGTCGAATCTGAAGTTGCGCCAGGGCGACAATCGCATCAAATTGAAAATGGATAGCTGGAGCCTGTAA
- the pth gene encoding aminoacyl-tRNA hydrolase → MRVRQDVKIKLIVGLANPGAEYAATRHNAGAWYVELLAERYRQTLKEESKFYGYTGRLTLGGQDVRLLVPTTFMNLSGKAVAAMATFYRIAPEDILVAHDELDLLPGSARLKLGGGHGGHNGLKDIISRLGNNPQFHRLRIGISHPGDKNQVVGFVLGKPPTAERQLIDSAIDEAVRCTEILVTQDAVKAMNRLHAYRPG, encoded by the coding sequence ATGAGAGTAAGACAAGACGTGAAGATCAAATTAATTGTAGGCCTGGCCAATCCCGGCGCTGAGTACGCCGCCACCCGCCACAACGCCGGCGCCTGGTATGTTGAGTTACTGGCGGAGCGCTACCGGCAGACGCTGAAAGAAGAAAGTAAATTCTACGGCTATACCGGCCGGCTGACCCTCGGCGGCCAGGATGTCCGCCTGTTGGTGCCCACGACCTTTATGAATCTTAGCGGGAAAGCGGTGGCGGCGATGGCCACGTTTTACCGCATCGCGCCGGAGGACATTCTGGTCGCACACGATGAACTGGATCTGTTGCCCGGCAGCGCCCGGCTGAAGCTGGGGGGAGGCCATGGCGGCCATAACGGTCTGAAAGACATCATCAGCCGCCTGGGCAACAATCCCCAGTTTCACCGCCTGCGTATCGGCATCAGCCATCCGGGGGACAAAAATCAAGTCGTGGGCTTCGTGCTTGGCAAACCGCCCACAGCAGAACGCCAGCTAATAGATAGCGCCATTGACGAAGCGGTACGCTGCACGGAGATCCTCGTGACCCAGGATGCCGTGAAGGCCATGAATCGCCTGCATGCCTATCGCCCCGGTTAA
- a CDS encoding iron-containing alcohol dehydrogenase, which yields MDFHAFGWPTARSLQRVGYSTHAPKVITRLVASEAFSALFSLTLYFFVSHLTQQQHNPACAQPFPDHTIVLIAIPTTSGSCSEVTSYAIISDPQNGRKYPLIAEELVPDYAILDPHLVLSVPLQVAVDTGMDVLTHAIEALVSSGANDFSDALAEKAIALTWQYLHDIFQDEKDIQARAHMHNASCMAGMAFNSAGLGLVHGMAHAIGGMLYIPHGKINAMLLSLVIDWNARHAPHALPRYLKCAAIMGIQTGTQKHTLNALINRIRKINQRFGIPVT from the coding sequence ATGGATTTTCATGCATTTGGTTGGCCCACAGCGCGTTCATTACAACGTGTCGGTTATTCGACTCACGCCCCGAAAGTTATTACCCGCCTGGTCGCCAGCGAGGCTTTTTCTGCCCTCTTTTCCCTCACCCTGTATTTTTTTGTCAGTCACCTGACACAACAACAACATAATCCTGCCTGTGCACAACCTTTCCCCGACCATACGATAGTTCTTATTGCCATCCCCACCACCAGCGGGTCCTGCTCAGAGGTCACCTCCTATGCCATTATTTCCGATCCGCAAAATGGCCGAAAATATCCCCTGATTGCCGAGGAACTGGTTCCCGATTACGCCATCCTGGATCCGCATCTGGTGTTATCGGTTCCTCTTCAGGTCGCGGTCGATACCGGTATGGATGTACTGACACATGCGATTGAAGCTTTGGTCTCCTCCGGCGCAAATGATTTTAGCGACGCACTGGCGGAAAAAGCGATTGCGCTAACCTGGCAATACTTGCACGATATTTTCCAGGATGAGAAAGACATTCAGGCCCGCGCGCATATGCACAATGCATCCTGCATGGCCGGAATGGCGTTTAACTCTGCTGGACTGGGGCTGGTGCACGGCATGGCACACGCCATCGGCGGTATGTTGTATATACCCCATGGCAAAATTAACGCCATGTTGCTGTCCCTCGTTATTGACTGGAATGCTCGCCATGCCCCGCATGCGCTACCACGTTACCTGAAATGTGCCGCCATCATGGGTATTCAGACCGGCACACAAAAACACACCCTGAATGCACTGATAAACCGTATCAGAAAGATTAATCAACGTTTTGGCATTCCCGTTACGTGA
- the prfA gene encoding peptide chain release factor 1: MKSSIVAKLEALQERREEVEVLLGDPGVISDQIRFRALSKEYAQLSDVTRCFQHWWQVQEDIHTAEHLLQDPEMRDMAQEELLASGASLEQLEQQLQVLLLPRDPDDERGCFLEVRAGTGGDEAALFAGDLFRMYSRYAETRRWKVEIVSASYGEHGGFKEVIAKVSHEGAYGLLKFESGGHRVQRVPETESQGRIHTSACTVAVMPEIPEAELPEINAGDLRIDTFRSSGAGGQHVNTTDSAIRITHLPTGLVVECQDERSQHKNKAKALAVLGARLRAAEVQRRQQEESSTRRNLLGSGDRSDRIRTYNFPQGRVTDHRIGLTLYRLDEVIEGKLDMLIQPIMQEYQADQLAALSETP; this comes from the coding sequence ATGAAGTCCTCGATAGTCGCCAAATTGGAGGCGTTGCAAGAGCGCCGCGAAGAAGTGGAAGTTCTGCTCGGCGATCCCGGCGTCATATCCGATCAGATCCGTTTTCGCGCCCTGTCGAAGGAGTACGCGCAGCTGTCTGATGTTACCCGCTGTTTTCAGCATTGGTGGCAGGTACAAGAAGATATCCACACCGCGGAGCACCTGCTGCAGGATCCGGAAATGCGCGACATGGCGCAGGAGGAGCTGCTGGCGTCCGGCGCCAGTCTGGAGCAGCTTGAGCAGCAATTGCAGGTGCTGCTGTTGCCGCGGGATCCCGATGACGAACGCGGCTGTTTTCTGGAAGTGCGTGCCGGCACCGGCGGAGATGAGGCGGCGCTGTTCGCAGGCGACCTGTTTCGCATGTACAGCCGTTACGCCGAGACCCGGCGCTGGAAGGTGGAAATCGTCAGCGCCAGCTACGGCGAGCACGGCGGCTTCAAAGAGGTCATCGCCAAGGTGTCCCATGAGGGCGCCTACGGACTACTGAAATTTGAATCCGGCGGTCATCGCGTGCAGCGCGTACCGGAAACCGAATCCCAGGGCCGTATCCATACCTCTGCCTGCACCGTGGCGGTGATGCCGGAAATCCCGGAGGCGGAGCTGCCGGAAATCAACGCCGGCGATCTACGCATCGACACCTTCCGCTCCTCCGGCGCGGGCGGTCAGCATGTCAATACCACTGACTCGGCTATCCGCATTACCCATCTGCCCACCGGGCTGGTGGTGGAATGCCAGGATGAACGCTCCCAGCACAAGAATAAAGCCAAGGCCCTGGCGGTATTGGGCGCGCGTCTGCGCGCCGCCGAAGTCCAGCGCCGGCAGCAGGAAGAGTCCTCCACGCGCCGTAATCTCCTGGGCAGCGGCGATCGGTCCGATCGCATCCGCACCTACAATTTTCCCCAGGGGCGGGTGACCGATCACCGTATCGGCCTGACGCTTTACAGGCTGGATGAAGTTATCGAAGGCAAGCTCGACATGCTGATCCAACCTATCATGCAGGAGTATCAGGCTGATCAGCTCGCCGCGTTGTCCGAGACGCCCTGA
- the prmC gene encoding peptide chain release factor N(5)-glutamine methyltransferase — protein MTWQQWLSQAVSRLRASQSPSARSDAEILLAQQTGVARTRLLAFGETPLTDAQHATLEALLARRERGEPVAYLTGEREFWSLPLRVSADTLIPRPDTECLVQRALDLLSPGRAEVLDLGTGSGAIALALASERPEWRITGIDRLPGAVALARANAARLGLRNVQFHEGDWFKPLQAQRYRLIVSNPPYIKADDPHLMQGDVRFEPRSALVAGEDGLQDLAAICRGAGAHLEPGGWLVLEHGWCQGAAVRGLLADTGFGQIATLRDYGDNERVSQGQWSPAQA, from the coding sequence ATGACCTGGCAGCAATGGCTGTCCCAGGCCGTGTCCCGGCTGCGCGCGTCCCAAAGTCCCAGCGCCAGGAGCGATGCCGAAATTCTGCTGGCGCAGCAGACCGGCGTGGCGCGCACCCGTCTGCTGGCTTTCGGCGAGACCCCGCTGACGGATGCCCAGCATGCTACGCTTGAGGCGTTATTAGCGCGGCGGGAACGGGGCGAACCCGTAGCCTATTTGACCGGCGAGCGTGAGTTCTGGTCTTTGCCGCTACGCGTGTCGGCCGACACGCTGATTCCGCGCCCCGACACCGAATGTCTGGTTCAGCGCGCTCTGGACTTGCTGTCGCCCGGCCGCGCCGAGGTGCTGGATTTGGGTACCGGCAGCGGCGCCATCGCGCTGGCGCTGGCTTCGGAGCGGCCCGAATGGCGGATAACCGGCATCGATCGCCTGCCCGGCGCCGTGGCGCTCGCCCGCGCTAACGCCGCGCGCTTGGGGCTGAGAAATGTGCAGTTCCACGAAGGTGACTGGTTTAAACCATTGCAGGCGCAACGCTATCGTCTTATTGTGAGTAATCCGCCTTATATTAAGGCGGACGATCCCCATCTCATGCAGGGCGACGTACGCTTCGAGCCACGTAGCGCACTGGTGGCGGGGGAGGATGGGCTCCAGGATCTGGCGGCAATCTGCCGCGGGGCGGGGGCCCATTTGGAACCTGGCGGCTGGCTGGTGTTAGAGCACGGCTGGTGCCAGGGGGCAGCAGTGCGCGGCCTGCTCGCGGATACCGGTTTTGGTCAGATAGCCACGCTGCGCGATTATGGCGACAATGAGCGCGTCAGCCAGGGACAATGGTCGCCCGCGCAAGCGTGA
- the hemA gene encoding glutamyl-tRNA reductase, with the protein MTLLALGINHKTAPVALRERVAFSPETLDQALGSLLAHPLVQGGVVLSTCNRTELYLSVEQQADLQEALVRWLCDYHQLEPDEVRQSLYWHLGDEAVSHLMRVASGLDSLVLGEPQILGQVKKAFAESRRGHGLSVDLERWFQKSFSVAKRVRTETEIGSHAVSVAFAACTLARQIFESLADVTVLLVGAGETIELVARHLREHKVKRLLIANRTPERAQRLAEDVGADVINLAEIDSQLGEADIIITSTASTLPIIGKGMVERALKQRRYQPMLLVDIAVPRDIEPEVAKLADAYLYTVDDLQAIIEKNLAQRKHAAVLAETIVAQESMDFMGWLRSQSAVEAIRDYRTQADSLREEFEARALAALRLGADPEQVVKDMAYKLTNRLIHTPTKSLQQAAREGDAERLQILRDGLGLDTH; encoded by the coding sequence ATGACATTGCTCGCACTCGGTATCAATCACAAAACAGCGCCGGTCGCTTTGCGCGAAAGGGTGGCGTTCTCACCCGAGACCCTCGACCAGGCGCTGGGCAGCTTGCTTGCGCACCCGCTGGTGCAGGGCGGCGTCGTGCTGTCTACCTGTAACCGCACTGAGCTGTATTTGAGTGTTGAGCAACAGGCTGATTTGCAAGAGGCGCTGGTACGCTGGCTGTGCGATTATCACCAGCTGGAGCCGGACGAGGTGCGCCAGAGTCTTTACTGGCATCTGGGCGACGAAGCCGTCAGCCATTTGATGCGCGTTGCCAGCGGCCTGGACTCTTTGGTGCTCGGCGAGCCGCAAATTTTGGGACAGGTAAAGAAAGCCTTCGCTGAATCCCGCCGGGGGCACGGCCTGTCGGTGGACCTGGAGCGATGGTTTCAGAAATCCTTTTCGGTTGCCAAACGGGTCCGCACCGAAACCGAGATCGGCTCCCACGCGGTGTCGGTGGCGTTCGCCGCCTGCACGCTGGCGCGGCAGATATTTGAATCCCTGGCCGACGTGACGGTGCTGCTGGTGGGCGCCGGCGAAACGATTGAGCTGGTGGCGCGCCACCTGCGCGAGCATAAAGTCAAGCGCCTGCTTATCGCTAACCGCACCCCCGAGCGGGCGCAGCGGCTGGCGGAAGACGTTGGCGCTGATGTCATCAATCTGGCGGAAATTGATAGCCAATTGGGTGAGGCAGACATTATTATCACCTCTACCGCCAGCACGCTGCCGATTATCGGTAAAGGAATGGTGGAGCGAGCGTTGAAACAGCGCCGTTATCAGCCCATGTTATTGGTGGATATCGCCGTACCGCGCGATATCGAACCGGAGGTGGCAAAGTTGGCAGATGCCTATCTGTATACGGTGGACGATCTCCAGGCCATCATAGAAAAAAATCTGGCGCAGCGTAAACATGCCGCGGTATTGGCGGAAACCATCGTTGCGCAGGAAAGTATGGATTTTATGGGTTGGCTGCGCAGCCAGTCGGCGGTGGAGGCGATTCGCGATTACCGCACGCAGGCCGATAGCCTGCGGGAGGAGTTTGAAGCCCGCGCGCTGGCCGCACTGCGCCTTGGCGCCGACCCGGAACAGGTGGTGAAAGACATGGCGTACAAGCTGACCAACCGTCTTATCCATACGCCGACCAAATCGCTGCAGCAGGCCGCCCGCGAAGGCGACGCCGAGCGTCTACAAATTTTGCGCGACGGTCTCGGACTGGACACGCACTGA
- the prs gene encoding ribose-phosphate diphosphokinase, with translation MPDMKLFAGNATPELAQRIANRLYTSLGNAAVGRFSDGEVSVQINENVRGGDIFIIQSTCAPTNDNLMELVVMVDALRRASAGRITAVIPYFGYARQDRRVRSARVPITAKVVADFLSSVGVDRVLTVDLHAEQIQGFFDVPVDNVFGSPILLEDMLQQDLENPIVVSPDIGGVVRARAIAKLLNDTDMAIIDKRRPRANVSQVMHIIGDVAGRDCVLVDDMIDTGGTLCKAAEALKERGAKRVFAYATHPIFSGNAYENIKNSVIDEVIVCDTIPLDPAIKALPNVRTLTLSGMLAEAIRRISNEESISAMFEH, from the coding sequence GTGCCCGATATGAAGCTTTTTGCTGGAAACGCTACCCCGGAACTGGCGCAACGTATTGCCAACCGTTTATATACTAGTCTCGGCAATGCCGCCGTCGGCCGTTTCAGCGACGGTGAAGTCAGTGTGCAAATCAATGAAAACGTTCGCGGTGGCGATATTTTCATCATTCAGTCCACCTGCGCGCCCACCAATGACAACCTGATGGAACTGGTGGTCATGGTTGATGCGCTGCGCCGGGCTTCCGCCGGTCGTATCACCGCCGTTATCCCATACTTTGGCTATGCGCGTCAGGATCGCCGCGTCCGTTCCGCCCGCGTTCCGATTACCGCCAAAGTCGTGGCCGATTTTCTGTCAAGCGTCGGCGTTGACCGCGTGCTGACAGTCGACCTGCATGCTGAACAGATTCAGGGCTTCTTCGACGTGCCGGTGGACAACGTGTTCGGCAGCCCGATCCTGCTGGAAGATATGCTGCAGCAGGATTTGGAAAATCCGATCGTCGTTTCCCCCGATATCGGCGGCGTCGTGCGCGCACGTGCAATAGCCAAGCTACTTAACGATACCGACATGGCGATTATCGACAAGCGCCGCCCGCGCGCCAACGTGTCTCAGGTTATGCATATTATCGGCGACGTGGCGGGTCGCGACTGCGTGCTGGTGGATGATATGATCGATACCGGCGGTACCTTGTGCAAAGCCGCCGAAGCGCTGAAGGAACGCGGCGCCAAGCGGGTATTTGCCTACGCCACGCACCCGATTTTTTCGGGCAATGCCTATGAGAACATCAAGAATTCGGTCATAGATGAAGTGATCGTCTGCGATACTATCCCGCTGGATCCGGCCATCAAGGCGCTGCCCAACGTGCGTACGCTGACGCTGTCCGGGATGCTAGCGGAGGCGATTCGCCGCATTAGCAATGAAGAATCCATCTCGGCCATGTTTGAGCACTGA